Part of the Tolypothrix sp. PCC 7910 genome, ATGAGCTAATTGATTTGCACGCGCATTGAGCTCAGTATAAGTAATTTGCTCCTGGTTAAATGCAACAGCGATATTATTGGGTGTGCGTTCTACTTGCTCTATAAATAACTGGTGAATGCACTTATTTTTTGGGTAATTAGCATCAGTTTTATTGAACTTAAATAGAATTTGGTGTAGAGTGCGATCGCTTAATATATTGAGCTTACTAATTAGCTCGTCTGAATGCTGAATAATACTAGTTAATAATTGAGAAAATTGCTCTGCTATAAGTTCGATGCTTTCAACATGGAATAAATTAGAGTCATAATGAAACTCTAGATTTAAAGCCTCAGCTTGCTTGTCACCAGCAAGCCTTATTTTAAACTTTTCAATACAAGTATACTGCTGTTGAATAGCAAAGGTTACATTCCCGGCATCAAAACTAAAAGTTTCTTGCTGAAAATCAAAGCCAAAAGGAAAATTAGTTAACTTTTTAGCAGAAGAATTGACTTGCTCCCAAGTAAAACATTCTTGCCATTTATTTATTTCCACGACGGATTCACTAACTTGTTGTAAAACTTGGCTAAAAGTTAAATTTTCTGTCAAATGAAAAGTTAAAGGTAAATATTTAGCAAATAAACCTAAAGAACTTTTTAATTCATCATATTGTCTACCATCTACACCCACACCAATGATAATTTCTGACTGCTCAAGCAGCCGCCAAAGTAAAATCTGCCAGCAAGTAAGCAGAAATACATCAATAGAAGTATTATTTTTATTAGATAGAAATTTTATGGGTTGCACCAAATCATGTTCAATTATTGATTTGAGAATTTTTGGTGAAAACTGATGTTTGTTTGAATTATCCAGTTCGCAATGTAGCTTTAAATTTTCCAGAATAAATAAATTTTGTTTTAACCAATATTTTCTGCCAATCTCTGTTTCTGCTGATGCTAATATTTGGTTCTGCCATTCAGAGAAATCTGCATATTGTAGCGGTTTTTCAGATAATTCATGCTCCGAACTACCTGAATAAGCACTAGCAATTTCTCGCGTTAAATTCTGGAAAGTAACACTATCACCACAAATGGCAGGTAACCCGTGATATAAAAGGTGATGCTCTAACGAGAGAGTGATTACAGCATTCTGTAAATTTAAACCCTTTTCTAAATCAAAAGGTAAACATCTCAAATCTTGAATAATCGCCTTAATTTGTATCTCTTGTTCCTCAGCAGTAAAATCAATCAAATTATATATTTGAGATAAATTTACTTTGCTATTTGTAATTTCCTGAACTGGGATAGTCATCCCTGGAAGACAACGAAAACAGGTGCGGAGTATTTCATGGCGATTAACAACAACTTGTAAAGCTAACTCCAAGCATTTGATATCAAGATTACCTGTAATTGAAATTATACAATCACTGCGATATATAGATTTATTGTCAACTTGCTGTAGTGACCATAAATGCTCTTGCTGCGGCGACAGTGGAAACCCTTCAATAATTGCTGTTTGCATATTGATACCTGCTATTATTTGTTGATTTAGAGAGTAATTTACTTAACGGACTTACGTCTAATATTACTCAGTTGTTGTTTCAAGGAATTTTTATAACTTATTTCTTGAGTAAGTCTATTTTGTTTGTCTGCTTCCGCTAGTATTTCTTTAATTTCATTGATTTTGATAGCTGGTTCATGCACAATCTTGCTCAAAATTATTTTGAAATCTTTGAGCATTTGAGAGATAGTGTCAGCTTCAAATAAATCTGTACTATATTTCAATAATCCTATCAAGCCTTGCTCTGTATCTTTAATGTCAAAGAGTAAATCAAAGGTGGCTGTTTTGCTTTTTATTTCCAAATTCTGAAAAGTTAAGCCTGAAATATTTAAAGCAGTTGCAGGGGTATTTTGGAGAATTAATTTCACTTGAAATAATGGTGTTGTGTGTAAATTACGCTCTGGATTTATAGCTTCTACAAGTTTGTCGAAAGGTAAATCCTGATGTGCATAAGCATCTAAAGCGACTGACCGAACTCTTTCTAGTAATTCTTTAAAACTAGGATTACCATCTAACTTAGTACGTAATACTAATTGATTAACAAAAAAGCCAATTAATCCCTCACTTTCTCCTTGGTTACGGTTAGCGACATCTGTACCAATTACAATGTCATCTTGCTCGCTGTAGTAGTGCATTAAGGTTACAAAAGCGGCTTGCAATGTCATGAAAAGCGTTACACCCTGTTGGTTACTCAAGCTTTTTATTTGTTGAGATAATCTCTGAGAAAGTGTAAAAGTTTGTGCTGAACCTTGATATGTCGGTGTGATAGCTCGAGGATAATCCGTCTTTAATTTGAGCGTTGGGAAATCCTTAAGCTGATATTGCCAATATGTAACTAATTTATCTAATACTTCTTCCTGCAACCATTGATGTTGCCAAATAGCAAAGTCTGCATATTGAATTGGTAATTCTGGTAATGGAGATGGCTGATTCAGAGAAAATGCTTGATATAGTGATACTATTTCCTGAATTAAGATGCCTGTAGACCAACCATCAGAGATAATATGATGAGTAGTCAATAGCAGCAGATATTCTGTGTCAGCTAAACGTAAAAGTGTAACTCTTAATAGCGGATCTGTAGTTAAGTTAAATGGCTTTTCAGCTTCTTTTTTAACCAAATTATGCGCTGTTTCCTCTCGTTCTACTTCTGATAATTGGCTCATGTCTATAATATTTAATTTTAAATTACAAGATGGGGCAATAACTTGGATGGGTTGTCCATTTTCTAAAACAAAGTTGGTGCGGAGGATTTCGTGACGACGAATAATTTCATTGAAGCTTTGTTTTAAAGCTGAGATATCTAGTGAACCAATGATCCGCACTGCATCAAATATATTATATGCGGTGTTATGAGTTTCCAATTGGTCGAGATACCATAGCCTTTGTTGAGCATATGAAAGGGGAATATTACCTATTATATTAGTCTTTTCTATATTGGGTAATTTGAATTTTAAATCCGCTTGCTCAATTTCTGTGGCTAATTCTGCTACTGTTGGTGATGCAAATAAACAGCGCAAAGGCAACTCTATCTTGAAGGCTTTGCGAATTTGCGAAATCACACGAGTTGCTAATAGAGAATGTCCACCTAATTCAAAGAAATTGTCGTGAATTCCTATGTGTTTTATACCTAAGATTTCTACCCAAATACCAGTGAGAATTTCTTGCACAGGGGTCAAAGCTAGAGAAGTATTTTCTTCTGATTGCTGTCTGGGTTCAGGTGCAGGTAAGGTGCGACGGTCAATTTTACCATTGGGTGTGAGAGGAAGTTTCTCTAACACTACAAAGGCAACAGGTATCATATAGTCTGGTAATTTAGTTTTTAAGAAATGACGTAATTCTAGGACAGAGATTTCTGTAGATTGGGGAACAATATAAGCTACAAGACGTTTATCATTCGGTATATCTTCTCTAACGATAACTATAGCTTCTCTGACTTCTGGGTATTGATTAATTTGTGCTTGAATTTCCCCAATTTCAATGCGGAAACCACGAATTTTAACTTGATAATCAATGCGTCCGATAAATTCTATTTCACCATTAGGCAGGTAGCGAGCTAAATCACCAGTTTTGTATAAACGCGAACCACCTTGATTACTCAAGTGATTAGGAATAAATTTTGCGGCTGTTAGTTCAGGACGGTTTAAATACCCTCTAGTAACACCAATACCACCTATATATATTTCACCAGTAACTCCTATAGGAGTAGGCTGTAAATGAGAATCTAAAATATAAATCAGTGTATTATTAATTGGCTTACCAATTGGCACTTCAACAATTGCAGTATTGACTTTTTGTAAATAATTCAAGCTACTAGTAGTGGCGACTATAGTTGTTTCTGTGGGGCCATAAGAATTAATTAACTTTACTGTTTCGTTAAATTTTCTCTGCCATACATCTAGATGTTGCCTTGATGCCATTTCTCCACCAATAATAGCTAAACGTAATTGCTCAGGTAGCTGCAAATTATGTTCAGCTATTTCAATTATTATTTGATGCCAAAAAGCTGTTGGTAGGTCTAAAATAGTAACTTGAAAATCGTTGCATTGCTGTAAAAATGCTGGGATTGAGCTCAAAATTTTATCGCTGCGTAGGACTAATGTAGCACCTTGTACTATGCAGGGAAATATTTCTTCTGCGGCTGCATCAAAGCAAATAGAGGCAAATTGAAGAATGCGATCGCAGCTTTCAATTTGATAATGATCACAAGAAAATTCAGTATAATTAACTAAAGATTGATGCTCTACCATCACCCCTTTAGGTTTCCCTGTAGAGCCTGATGTATAAATAATATATGCCAAGTTTTTGCTTGTAACTTCGGTATGAAGATTTTCTAAATTTTCTTGATTGATTACCTGCAAATTATCATCTATAGCTATAATTTTTGGCTGATTTTGAGGAAATAATTCCCTTAATTTTTTTTGAGTTAATAATAGAGGTGTATTTGCATCTTCTAAGAGAAAAGCTAACCGCTCTTTGGGATATGCTGGGTCTAGTGGTAGATATGCTCCACCCGCTTTGAGAATACCAAGAATACCAACTATCATTGCTAGGGAACGCTCTACACAAATCCCTACTAATACCTCTGGTTTTACTCCTAGTTTTTGCAGATAATGTGCAAGTTGATTGGCTTTTTGGTTGAGTTCTTGATAAGTTAAAGATTCATTTTCAAATACTACAGCAACAGCATCAGGGGTTTTCTCTACCTGTGCTTCAAATAATTGATGAATACACTTATCTTGAGAATAATTTATCTCAGTATTATTCCACTCTATTAATAATTGATGTCGTTCACTAACAGTTAAAAAAGATAAATCTTTAAGACGCTGGTGCGGATTATTCGCTATACTTACCAGCAAAACTTGAAGATGTCTCAGCATTCTTTTGATAGTAGCAGAATATAGGCGATCGCTCTGTTGATAAGTTATATTTAGCAATAATTTTTCACCGGGCACAATACTCACAGTCAGAGGATAGTTAGTCTTATCAAAACCACTGCGATTTTTTATCTCTAGGTTGATATCTGGGTCTCGTAATGAAGCTTCTATCGGATAATTTTCAAATACTACTATGCTTTCAAATAAAGGCGAACCAGGAGGAATATCACTCCATTTTTGAATATCTGATAGTGGAGTATATTCATATTGACGCGCCTCTACTTGTTGAGCTAAAAGCTGCTTTAACCAGGGAAGCAAAAACTGTTCAGGGTCAATTTGTACTCTCACGGGCAATGTGTTGATGAATAATCCCACCATTGCCTCAGCTTTAGGTAAACTGGGGGGACGGCCGGAAACTGTAGTTCCAAAAACAATATCTTCCTCACCGCTGTAACGGCTCAACAACAAAGCCCAAGCACCTTGTACTAAAGTATTAAGAGTCAATTGATGTTGTTTGGCTAGAGATTGCAGTGCAGATGTTGTCGTCGCAGAAAGTTTAATTTCCTGTTCTCCGTTGTCGGTAGAGTGCTGAGTAATTGGTTTAATTCCAATAGGTGTAGGAGCAGCAAAACCTTTAAGAAGATTGCGCCAAAAAACTTCAGCTTGACTAATACTTTGCTGTTGTAACCAAGCAATATAATCTCGATAAGGACGAGGTGATTCTAAGTAAATACTTTTATTTTGACAATATGCTTTGTAATAAGTAATAACTTCCTGAAAAATAATCGGTGCTGACCAACCATCCAAGAGAATATGGTGATGACTCCAAGTAAAGTGATAGACTTGTTCACCCAGACGAATCAGGAACAAACGCATTAATGGAGCTTGTGAAAGTTCAAAACCTCGCTGTTGGTCTGCTGTTAATAAAGCTGCTAATTTTTGCTGTTGTTCTTTTGCTTCAATTCCCCGCCAATCTTCTTCATACCAAGAAAATTTTACCTGGCGACCAACAATTTGTAGAGGCTTTTCGAGGTTTTCCCACACACAAGCCGTTCGCAAAATGGGATGACGTGCTATTACTTGTTTCCAAGCTTGAGCAAATGCAGATATATTTAATTCCCCATGCAATTCAAAGCTAGTTTGTTCACAATAAACACTAGATTCAGGAGCTAAAAGGCTATGAAATAGCATCCCTGCTTGCATGGGAGATAACGGATAAACATCTTCAATGTTTTTTGTGGCTACCATTTACTTATCTCCCTTAAAAAGAAACTTGCCTAAAAATTGTGTCGAGTTGTGATTGATCTAGCTGTGCTAGGGGAAAATCAGAAGGAGTAAAGCCTCCAACTTCAGGGGATTGACAGTGGTGAATGAGCGATCGCAAATTGGTAATAAACCCGTGAGCTAAATCTTCTATAGTGGATAGATGATAAAGATTTTGGCTATAAGCCCATTTAAATTGAAATTTACCTGACTCCACACCACCATAAATATCTAGTAGATAAGACCGATGATTACGCTGGCTTTCGTTGTAATTGTTGGACTGTGGTGTTAATTTAAACAGCGATGATTCAGTTAAACCTTGGTCAAATTGTCCTAAATAGTTAAAGCTGATTTCTGCTGGAGATAAATTATCAAATAACTGAGAAATACCATCTTCCTGACTAAGATATCGCAGCATTCCGTAACCAATTCCTCGATTGGGAACACTTCGCAATTGCTCTTTTACAGTCTTTAAAACTTCTCCTAAATCAGTCGTTGTCTCACAACTCAAGACTACTGGAAATACAGATGTAAACCAACCAACAGTCCGCGATACATCCACATCATCAAATAGCTCTTCTCTGCCGTGTCCTTCTAAATCAAATAGTAGTGTATTGTTGCCTGTCCATTGGCTAAATGTTAATAGTAATGCAGTGAGCAAGACATCATTAATTTGAGTGTGATAAACTGAGGGAATTTCTTGCAATAATGCTTGAGTTTCGGCTTGGCTGAGATGAACTGCTACAGTTCTAGTGGAAGCAATAGTGTTTTCTCCACCAGGAGAATCTATTGGTAATTTGGCAATAGGTTGATCCAAATTTGTGAACCAATAATCCAGTTCCGCCCTAGCATCTGATGACTGAGCATATTCTTGTATTCGTTCAGCCCATTGTTTAAAAGCTGTGGTTTTTGCTGGCAATTTAATCGCTTGACCTTGTGATATCTGTTGATAGGCTGTTTGCAAATCTTCTAGTAAAATACGCCAGGAAACTCCATCAACAATTAAGTGGTGAATAGTTACAAATAAGTAACTATTTATATGTTGACCGAGATTAAATAGAGCGACTCGCAACACTAAACCCTCAGACAAATTTAGGCTAGATTGAATATTCTCTATTGTGGAGGCGATCGCACAATCTAATTCATCTGAATTTAGACTAGAAAAATCAATTTCTGCAACTAATTCCCGATGTTCTAAATCATTAATTATTGGTTGCCATCCAGATGCTAATTTCTGCCAGTGTACACGCAAAATATCATGATGCTCCAGCAAAGATTGCACCACTTGTTGTAATAGTAAAGGATTGAGCGTTTCCTTAACTTCTAGCAATACAGATTGATTGTAATGATGGGGGTCAATAAAATTTTGCTCAAAGAACCAATGTTGAATTGGTATGAGGGGAAATGAGCCAGTGACTAAACCTTGTTCAGCTAATTTAGAAGTAGTGAAACTAACTACTGTAGCTAGTTCAGCAATGGTTTGATGTTGAAAAATTTGTTTAGGTGTTAAATGTAGTCCCATTTGAACCGCCTTGGAGATTACTTGCAAGCTCAAAATTGAATCTCCACCCAATTCAAAAAAGTTCTCATTTACCCCAACTTCTTTTAATTCTAATACCTCAGCCCAAATTTGAGCTAATTGTTTTTCTACATTGTTATCAACTGGGATTATCTGCGCTGCTTGGCTAGGATTAAATTGAAATTTTGGTAATGCTTGACGGTTGACTTTACCATTAGTTGTAAGAGAAATAGATTCTAGCAGCATGAAAGCTGCGGGTATCATATATGCTGGTAATTTATCTGTTAAAAATTGGCGTAATTCAGACAGTAATTCCGAGTTGGAAGCATTGGCTACTATATAAGCTACCAAACGTTTATAGCCATTTTCATTATCTATAGCTAAAACAACGGCTTCCTTAACGTTTGGATGTTGACTCAATACCGCCTCAATTTCTGCTAATTCGATTCGGAATCCTCGGATTTTTACTTGTTGATCAATCCGGTCTAAAAATTCAATTTTACCGTCATTCCGGTAGCGTACTAAATCGCCTGTTTTGTAAAGCTGAGAATTTGCTTCTTGGCTGAATGGGTTAGGAATAAATTTCTCAGCCGTTAAGTCTGGTTGATGCAAATATCCCCGTGCTACCCCTGCACCACTAATATATAATTCACCAGGAACACCAATAGGAACAGGTTGTAAAAATCGGTCTAAAATATAGGTTTGAATATTAAAAATTGGTTCACCAATGGGAAGTTCTTTGTTAAAAGATTGTCCAGATAAATCGCAGACTGTCGCTACTACTGTAGTTTCTGTAGGCCCATAACTGTTGACTAGTCGCACCGGGGTAGCTAAGTTTTGTTGCCAAGTAGATAGTCTATCTGGAAGTGCTTTTTCACCACCAATAATAACTAAGCGAAGAGAGGCTGGTAAGGATAATTCACTACTAGATAACTCAGCAGTTAATTGATGCCAAAAGGCTGTAGGTAAATCTAAAACTGTTAGTGATTGGTGAGAGCAATGTTCTAAGAAGATACGTATAGAACTTAACATTTCTTCAGGTCGCAGTACCAGAGTTGCACCCTGCACTAAACCAGGGAAAATTTCTTCAGCCGCAGTATCAAAACTGATAGAGGCAAATTGTAGAATGCGATCGCTAGCTGTAATTTCATATTCTGCAATTGCTGCTTGAGTGAAGTTGACTAAAGATCTATGTGCAATCATTACACCTTTAGGTTTACCAGTAGATCCAGATGTATAGATGATATAGGCAAGATTTTCTGGTTTAGTCTGAATAGTTAAATTATCTTGCGGTTGTGCATCTCTCAACTTGGTATGGTCTATACATACAATTTCTGCTGCACAATTTGGCAGATTCGCTAATAGATGTTCCTGTGTCAACACTACAGAAACTTGAGCATCAGTTAACATGAAAGCGATACGCTCTTGGGGATAAGCGGGATCAAGAGGTACATATGCACCACCAGCCTTGAGAACAGCCAACAATCCCACTACCATTTCTATAGAACGCTCTACATATAGCCCTACCAATACCTCTGGTTTAACTCCCAGCTTGTGCAAATGATTGGCTAATTGATTAGCTCGTTGGTTCAGTTCTCGATAGGTTAATTGTTGATTTGCAAATACTATCGCTACAGCATCAGGTGTTTTTTCTACTTGCGTTTCAAACAACTGATGAATACATAAATTATGCTCTAAACTTTCTCCTAGTTTTCGCTTTGTTCCCCACTCTAGTAATTGTCTTTGTTCATCAGGTGTTAATAAAGGTAAATCACTCAAAGGTTGGGAGATATTTTCAACTATACCTGTAAGCAAAGTTTGAAAATATCCCACCAACCGATTCATGCTTTCTCCATCAAATAAATCGGTATTGTATTCCAAATATCCCTTTAAAGCTTGCTCTGATTCCTCCATTGTTAGGCACAAATCAAAGTTGGCAGTTTCACTATCTAATCCCAAAACTTCTAAATGCAAATCTGGTAATTCTAGACTGGTTTTAGGAGCATTTTGGAATACAAACATTACCTGAAACAGAGGATTATGACTCAAAGTCCGTTGTGGTTGTATTTCTTCTACGAGTTTTTCAAAAGGCAAATCTTGATGAGCATAAGCTCCCAATGCTACTTCTCTTACTTGTTTGAGTAAAT contains:
- a CDS encoding non-ribosomal peptide synthetase; this translates as MVATKNIEDVYPLSPMQAGMLFHSLLAPESSVYCEQTSFELHGELNISAFAQAWKQVIARHPILRTACVWENLEKPLQIVGRQVKFSWYEEDWRGIEAKEQQQKLAALLTADQQRGFELSQAPLMRLFLIRLGEQVYHFTWSHHHILLDGWSAPIIFQEVITYYKAYCQNKSIYLESPRPYRDYIAWLQQQSISQAEVFWRNLLKGFAAPTPIGIKPITQHSTDNGEQEIKLSATTTSALQSLAKQHQLTLNTLVQGAWALLLSRYSGEEDIVFGTTVSGRPPSLPKAEAMVGLFINTLPVRVQIDPEQFLLPWLKQLLAQQVEARQYEYTPLSDIQKWSDIPPGSPLFESIVVFENYPIEASLRDPDINLEIKNRSGFDKTNYPLTVSIVPGEKLLLNITYQQSDRLYSATIKRMLRHLQVLLVSIANNPHQRLKDLSFLTVSERHQLLIEWNNTEINYSQDKCIHQLFEAQVEKTPDAVAVVFENESLTYQELNQKANQLAHYLQKLGVKPEVLVGICVERSLAMIVGILGILKAGGAYLPLDPAYPKERLAFLLEDANTPLLLTQKKLRELFPQNQPKIIAIDDNLQVINQENLENLHTEVTSKNLAYIIYTSGSTGKPKGVMVEHQSLVNYTEFSCDHYQIESCDRILQFASICFDAAAEEIFPCIVQGATLVLRSDKILSSIPAFLQQCNDFQVTILDLPTAFWHQIIIEIAEHNLQLPEQLRLAIIGGEMASRQHLDVWQRKFNETVKLINSYGPTETTIVATTSSLNYLQKVNTAIVEVPIGKPINNTLIYILDSHLQPTPIGVTGEIYIGGIGVTRGYLNRPELTAAKFIPNHLSNQGGSRLYKTGDLARYLPNGEIEFIGRIDYQVKIRGFRIEIGEIQAQINQYPEVREAIVIVREDIPNDKRLVAYIVPQSTEISVLELRHFLKTKLPDYMIPVAFVVLEKLPLTPNGKIDRRTLPAPEPRQQSEENTSLALTPVQEILTGIWVEILGIKHIGIHDNFFELGGHSLLATRVISQIRKAFKIELPLRCLFASPTVAELATEIEQADLKFKLPNIEKTNIIGNIPLSYAQQRLWYLDQLETHNTAYNIFDAVRIIGSLDISALKQSFNEIIRRHEILRTNFVLENGQPIQVIAPSCNLKLNIIDMSQLSEVEREETAHNLVKKEAEKPFNLTTDPLLRVTLLRLADTEYLLLLTTHHIISDGWSTGILIQEIVSLYQAFSLNQPSPLPELPIQYADFAIWQHQWLQEEVLDKLVTYWQYQLKDFPTLKLKTDYPRAITPTYQGSAQTFTLSQRLSQQIKSLSNQQGVTLFMTLQAAFVTLMHYYSEQDDIVIGTDVANRNQGESEGLIGFFVNQLVLRTKLDGNPSFKELLERVRSVALDAYAHQDLPFDKLVEAINPERNLHTTPLFQVKLILQNTPATALNISGLTFQNLEIKSKTATFDLLFDIKDTEQGLIGLLKYSTDLFEADTISQMLKDFKIILSKIVHEPAIKINEIKEILAEADKQNRLTQEISYKNSLKQQLSNIRRKSVK